DNA from Geminicoccaceae bacterium:
CCGCGACTGTCAGCCACGATACAATAGGAAGCCAGCCGCGAGATGGATGGCTGGACATTGACCCTCGAAAGTTTTCCAGTCTTCGCATCGATCCGGGCGATACCCATTGTCGTCGCGGCCCAGATATTGTTCGACTCGTCTATCGCGATGTCGCGTACATAATCACTGTTGAGCGATGACGGATCATCCTTGTCATGGCGATAGTGGAGGAAACTTCCATCGTTCCAGTCGATCGAGATCAGTCCTTTGTTCTGCATCCCGACAAGTACGCGATGACTGGCCTCGTCGATGACCATCGCATTCTGGATGGTTCCCGACAGCAGGTCTCCGCCGCCGGAAATCGCCTGGATCTTCCGGCTTTTCCCCGTGTCCGGATCGACCTCCAGGACGCCATCCAGGCTTGCCAGCCATATCTTGCGATTGGGCAGTTCGACAGCCATCGTCAGATTGTCCAGTTCGAAACCGGACGGAGGATCGGCTATCTTCAGGCGAACGGCTTCAAGGCTGTCGACATCCATCTTCCAGGCGCCCCTGCCCTCCACGGTAAGAAGCAGTCCGCGATCCCGCAGGGGCCGCGCCTGGATTATCATGCCGTTGTCGATATTCCCGACGTCAACCTTCCTGAATGACAGATCATCGACCTGAGCGACAAATAGAGTGCCTCCGCCATTCACGATCCATATTCGTCCATCCTCCGTGAAGGTGATTTTCGTGACAAGGCCCAGAGACTGCCCGTTCTCGTCATTTATGAAATTGCTGAATATCGATGCCGAAGCATTGTAGTAGAACAGGCTGGGATGCACCCCGCCGAACCAGACCGTGCCATTGGCCGACGGCTCGATGGCAAACATCAGCGTCCTGATCGGCACGGGAAAATTGCTGTCTTCCAGAGGCATCCTCCGGATGGAATGATCCCCGAGACGATATTCCCCGATCCCTTCGTCATCCGCGAACCAGAGCCTGCCGGGTTCGACTTCCTCGATATGCCAGACCGCACCCGACGGGATCCGGTGCGGTGGAACGGCATGATTGGTCAGACGGTCGAAATGGAAGTCATGACAATCCACCCGATCGACATCCTGCGCGCAATTGACCCGATACATTCCTCCCCATGTGCCAATCCACAACTGGTCCGTTGAATCGATCTGGACATACAGGATGCGCCTGTCGAAAGGCGGAATCAGTTTCCGGTCGTCGGCAATCGGTTCCCAGCTGTAGTCATCGGGATCGAAACGGTACAGTCCTCCCCAGGTTCCGACCCAGATCTTCCCGTCGCGATCCTCTTTCATCAACCACACGCGTGGATCGACCTCACCGGGGGCTCCTGACGGAATACGCTCGAAGTGCTGCCCATCCGCTTCGAGCCGGGCAATTCCGCCACCGAATGTCCCAACCCAAAGCTGTCCCTTGTGATCGACGAGCAAATCCTGAGGATTGTCGCTCGGCAGGGACGCCGGGTCGTCGGCAGCATGGCGGAAGGATCTGAACCGGTCGGTCAACGGGTCGTACAGTTGCAGTCCCGCTCCCCAGCCGCTGACCCAGATGCGGCCATCCTTGTCCTCGATGATCTTGTTGATGAAATTCGCACCCAGATCCCCCGGCCTGCCATCGGGCCGGTAGGCACGGAACCGCTTTCCGTCCAGCCGGGCGAGACCGCCATCGGTCCCGATCCAGATCCATCCACGGCTATCCTCGAAAATATCGTAAATGATACCCGATGGCAGTCCATCCTCCGTCGTCAATTGCTTGAAGAACGGATGGGCAACCCTGGAAGCCTTGGACTGGCCCGCAAGGCAGGTACCGACGGACAGATGGGCCAGCAGCATGCACTGCAACCATACCGGTATGAGACGAAACACGCCCCGAGCGAATGCAAACATGCTCAACAGTGAATTTGAGCGGTGCATCATTGTCGTTGCGGCCCAATATCACCAATCATCGAAAATCGGCCTGCCTTCCCCGATCCGCTTCCCGGCAAGAATGGAGGCCGCCCTCAACAGATGACTGTCTCCAGTTCTTGATCGTTGCATGCGATCCTCGCCGTCGACGTTATCATTTGCTCCCACGCGAGTATCATGGTCAAGAGAGTGTTCAAAGATGTTGTTCAACTCAATGGCGCGAAGAGTGCCTGTATGTCAGCTTCGTCGAGGCCAATCCCTCCCCCCTGCGCTCCCTCGAAAAGGCTGTCCGCAAGCGCCTGCTTCCTGACCTGAAGCTCGCGGATGGCGGCCTCGACCGAACCTTCGGCGATAAGCTTGTAGACGAAAACCGGCTTGTCCTGGCCTATCCGGTGGGTACGGTCCATGGCCTGCCGCTCGACGGCCGGATTCCACCAGGGGTCATAGATGATGACCGTGTCAGCGGCGGTCAGGTTGAGACCCACGCCACCGGCCTTCAGGCTGATCAGGAAGACCGGTACCTCACCCGACTGGAAGCGCTCGATCTGTTCTGCCCGCTTCTTCGTCTGGCCCGTCAACATGGCATAGTCGAGCTTGCGCGATTGCAGGTCTTTCTCGATCAATCGCAGCATTTCGACAAACTGGGAAAAAATGAGGACCTTGCGGCCTTCGAGGAGCAACTCGTCCAGCATTTCCAGCAGACGTTCCCGCTTGGCGCTCTCCTTGACCTTCCTGGCCACGTCAAGATTGACCAGCGCAGGGTCGCAGCACGCCTGCCGCATCTTCAAAAGCGCGTCGAGAACCGTTATCTGGGTGGCGTTCAGCCCCCGGCTGGCAATGGCTTCCCGCACGCGCTGATCCATGGCGACCCGCACGGATTCGTAAAGATCGCGTTGCTTGCCGTTGAGCGTGATGATCTCGTCGATCTCCGTCTTGGGTGGCAGGTCGGTGGCGACATCTTCCTTGGTGCGCCGCAGGAGAAACGGCCGGATGCGGGTTGCCAGTACCTGTTGTGCGGCTGCGTTGCCGCCCTGTTCGATCGGGGAACGGAAGGTCGACCGAAAGGTCTTGCGGTTCCCCAGAAGGCCGGGGACAACCCAGTCGTAGAGCGACCAGAGCTCTTCCAGGTTGTTTTCGATCGGGGTGCCGGTCAGCGCAAGGCGCTGGCATGCCTTGAGGTTGCGGATGAGCTTTGCCCCGGCACTGGCCGGATTCTTCACGGCCTGCGCCTCGTCGAGAATGACGAGTTCGTAGGGATGCTCGGCCAGGGCCTCGTGATCGCGATGCAGGAGCGGGTAGGTCGTGATGACCAGATGGTGTCCGGGAATGGACTCGAACTTCTGCCTGCGATCGGGACCATGCAGGACCAGCAGCTTGAGATCGGGAGCGAAGCGCGAGGCCTCCCTTGTCCAGTTGCTGATGAGGCTGGTCGGGATCACCAGCAGGCTCGGTCGGTCGACACTCTCCTCGATGTGGCGCTGGCAAAGCAGGGCCAGGGCCTGCACCGTCTTGCCGAGCCCCATGTCATCGGCCAGGACGCCGCCGAAGCCGGTCTCGCGAAGCGCGGAGAGCCAGCCATAGCCGACTTTCTGGTAGTGCCGGAGTTCGGCCTTCAGGCTCGGCGGCGGCTGGACCTCCTGCATGACCGTCAGCGCCTGAAGCTTGCGCCCGAGTTCAAGCAGGGCCTCGCCGCCCTGCCAGCGCACGCCCGAGCCCTCCAGCGCCTCGGCAAGGCCCTTTGCCTGCCCGGCCTCCCCCGGGTGGAATCCGTTCAGGAGCGTGTAGGCCCCGAGGCAGGCACGCACGAGCGATGCGAGTTGGCTCCCCTCGACGGGCGCCCGGCGGCCGTCGGGAAGTTCGAGGAACAGGACCATTTCTTCCAGCAGATCCTCCAGCACCACGCCTTCGGGCAGCTCGCCATGAGAATCGAGCGGCAAAATGCTGATGATCGAAAGGACCACCGGCAGCAGGTCCGCCTCCTGGTCGCCTGCGCTGGCGGTCAACGAGAAGGCGAACCAGTCGATGCGGTTCTGGTCGACGCCGGCCCGGAAGTTCAACGGCCCGTGATGGAAGCGATAGGGCCAGCTCTCCTCCACCACGATCCGCCACCCTTCGGCCTCAAGTGACGGCAGCATGTCCCGCGACAACTCGAACGCCAGATATTGAATCTCGGGCTCTGGTTGTTGTTCGCTGGCGACTTCCAGCATGAAATCGCGCGGGCGCGTCTGCTTGAGACTGTAGAGTTCACGCTCGATCTCGCCGATCTCGGTAATACCCAGGCTTTCGAGATTATCACCAAGTCGGGAAAGAACTGCCTGTTCGAATGTCCTGTCGCGCCGAATGGTGACCAGCTTGTCTTCAATCCGGTAATCGGGATCGTCGTCATTATGGAAACCGACCAGATGGCCATCGTAGTCGAAGCCCAGCCGCAGGACCGGAACGACGACAGGCTCCGGACCGCCGTATTGGTCCCGGTAATAGCTGTACAATCGAGGCAAACTGAGCCTTCCCTCCATGGCAAAGAGGCGCAGGACCGGTGTCGGGCGGACGTCGTCGCGAACGCTCAGTTCGATATGCCGGGGCAAGGGAGTCCTCGTTCCGAGCCGACCGAGCGCCTTGCCGATCTGCCGGGCCGCTTTGGGCGGCACCGGCGGCATCGTCACCAGCGCATGGGCAACCCGTGGCGGAGCCTCGCTCACGAGTTCGCCACAGCAACCGTCACGGGGATCGACGAACAATGGCGGGATCAGGGGCAGCACCCCGAGTTCGCGACCGTCGCTGTCGGTTGCCACGAGCTTCTGGGTGTTGTCATCGCGTTCCTGCCAGACGAAACGGATCCTGCGCGGCTCGCTCCATGTCAGGGCGGGATGCTGCAAGGTGAAGGCCCTGGCCCGCCCGGTGGCGATGATCTCCCTGACCAGCCGCGTCAGGCTGTCGTCGGGTATGTCGCTCGCCTGAATCCGCAGTCCCGTACCACTCCCCGACCCGCGGCGCTGGAGGTGCAGCAATCTTCCCAGAATGCCGATATCCGCCAAGTCGAGAAAGGCTGCGGTCGGAATATTGGAACCCAGCGAATAGCGCTGGGACTTCTTGCTCAACCCTCCGTCCTTGAGGATGCGCACGCGCATGAGTTCGATCTCCAGCGCGCCGGTGGGCGTCGGCCCGAGCAGGTAGAAGAGCTGTTCCGTTGCCGGTTTCTTCTCGGGCGGTTGCGACGGCACCGACAGCTCTCCCAGACGGGCGAGCCACCCTCCCAGATATCCCGTGACATCGGGATCGGCTGGTGCTCCGGTTGTCGCGACGGCTCCGGATGCGGGCTCGTTCAGCTTTGACAGCAGCGCGAGCATGACCGCCGCAACATGCTTGCAATTGGTCCCGACAGGGCAGGTACAGGCGCCGCGGATGCGCAGCAGGCCGCCATCCTTCCTCCACTCAAGCCGTATATCCTGCTT
Protein-coding regions in this window:
- a CDS encoding DEAD/DEAH box helicase family protein, with product MSHSPTTRDDLRRCIGEPDFSRGADYFRRHMVVSADLDDDRRHAAGTVRGSGQPSYKQDIRLEWRKDGGLLRIRGACTCPVGTNCKHVAAVMLALLSKLNEPASGAVATTGAPADPDVTGYLGGWLARLGELSVPSQPPEKKPATEQLFYLLGPTPTGALEIELMRVRILKDGGLSKKSQRYSLGSNIPTAAFLDLADIGILGRLLHLQRRGSGSGTGLRIQASDIPDDSLTRLVREIIATGRARAFTLQHPALTWSEPRRIRFVWQERDDNTQKLVATDSDGRELGVLPLIPPLFVDPRDGCCGELVSEAPPRVAHALVTMPPVPPKAARQIGKALGRLGTRTPLPRHIELSVRDDVRPTPVLRLFAMEGRLSLPRLYSYYRDQYGGPEPVVVPVLRLGFDYDGHLVGFHNDDDPDYRIEDKLVTIRRDRTFEQAVLSRLGDNLESLGITEIGEIERELYSLKQTRPRDFMLEVASEQQPEPEIQYLAFELSRDMLPSLEAEGWRIVVEESWPYRFHHGPLNFRAGVDQNRIDWFAFSLTASAGDQEADLLPVVLSIISILPLDSHGELPEGVVLEDLLEEMVLFLELPDGRRAPVEGSQLASLVRACLGAYTLLNGFHPGEAGQAKGLAEALEGSGVRWQGGEALLELGRKLQALTVMQEVQPPPSLKAELRHYQKVGYGWLSALRETGFGGVLADDMGLGKTVQALALLCQRHIEESVDRPSLLVIPTSLISNWTREASRFAPDLKLLVLHGPDRRQKFESIPGHHLVITTYPLLHRDHEALAEHPYELVILDEAQAVKNPASAGAKLIRNLKACQRLALTGTPIENNLEELWSLYDWVVPGLLGNRKTFRSTFRSPIEQGGNAAAQQVLATRIRPFLLRRTKEDVATDLPPKTEIDEIITLNGKQRDLYESVRVAMDQRVREAIASRGLNATQITVLDALLKMRQACCDPALVNLDVARKVKESAKRERLLEMLDELLLEGRKVLIFSQFVEMLRLIEKDLQSRKLDYAMLTGQTKKRAEQIERFQSGEVPVFLISLKAGGVGLNLTAADTVIIYDPWWNPAVERQAMDRTHRIGQDKPVFVYKLIAEGSVEAAIRELQVRKQALADSLFEGAQGGGIGLDEADIQALFAPLS
- a CDS encoding diguanylate cyclase, producing the protein MLLAHLSVGTCLAGQSKASRVAHPFFKQLTTEDGLPSGIIYDIFEDSRGWIWIGTDGGLARLDGKRFRAYRPDGRPGDLGANFINKIIEDKDGRIWVSGWGAGLQLYDPLTDRFRSFRHAADDPASLPSDNPQDLLVDHKGQLWVGTFGGGIARLEADGQHFERIPSGAPGEVDPRVWLMKEDRDGKIWVGTWGGLYRFDPDDYSWEPIADDRKLIPPFDRRILYVQIDSTDQLWIGTWGGMYRVNCAQDVDRVDCHDFHFDRLTNHAVPPHRIPSGAVWHIEEVEPGRLWFADDEGIGEYRLGDHSIRRMPLEDSNFPVPIRTLMFAIEPSANGTVWFGGVHPSLFYYNASASIFSNFINDENGQSLGLVTKITFTEDGRIWIVNGGGTLFVAQVDDLSFRKVDVGNIDNGMIIQARPLRDRGLLLTVEGRGAWKMDVDSLEAVRLKIADPPSGFELDNLTMAVELPNRKIWLASLDGVLEVDPDTGKSRKIQAISGGGDLLSGTIQNAMVIDEASHRVLVGMQNKGLISIDWNDGSFLHYRHDKDDPSSLNSDYVRDIAIDESNNIWAATTMGIARIDAKTGKLSRVNVQPSISRLASYCIVADSRGGIIFSIPAIGIGRFDPDRNEVATYSSASGMGSGVSSYANCEVHGDEVFIGRPFGLTVMNTSRIEEKVPDTVSDVSIVDIESEHLHALLDAAGRPAPAWNAETILIGSSDGEIRLHLAALGHLPDWNGQIGYRIFERGRAEKNWSILDIPWGTLSLPSLPAGNYVLQLRSRDPNHYWGPVLRQINLRILPKYYETWWFAAIIVILTIVSLVRGHLWWSRRMEAPQVELRNAVRERSHELLEANRMLEQLASTDPLTGVCNRRTILDRAATLIEEAKTNGSHMTILFCDVDHFKEYNDSRGHLKGDEALIRIGEALTSTLDRLGHGFVGRVGGEEFVVLLTHRDILDLKSTADCFIDAVFDLRIPHPHLGSGRYLTISIGGASSEDGHMGLTELLEIADTKLYEAKRTGRARSVV